A region from the Drosophila takahashii strain IR98-3 E-12201 chromosome 2L, DtakHiC1v2, whole genome shotgun sequence genome encodes:
- the LOC108061304 gene encoding uncharacterized protein: protein MRVSLALWGTLCLWVVTANAQGFIPPPNVGLHNGPPFHNSQRRQLNLQQYNQQNFVQAGVELPIPHRGPPPHLHHQQQQPPQQHRFGQFPQQQQQQPHSNQQFQRSTQNQLQTAPQFPQQPSAAGLDLHHQNFLDLRNFAGSQQQHQQQQHQQQHQQQQHPQQQRHKQFDSRLQSTAFPPQPSQETYQQQQQLQQQQQQHFAFQQPQQFGPQVLPQTTQKLPSQAPVPTFQTIPQQQQQQGQFNYQPQQTSQQQYQLTPQLGLPVPQIFSNVQATPFPEPTRGTFQQQQPQQQPQFQHQFVNAPSPIQPQSQPADQEYKQKLIQKHEQFVAKQYEKSQHKVRQQHEEFLLKQHQIKQHILPTIVTQHNGNYQNSPYIAAPARGRPVAHPTEYNQFNSALQQYYKEHPTTTTTTTTTTTTTEATTTPKKNIYAQVKSELGKYPSQKGKKPVKTIARDDLLKQLKAALSEAPQQPLTGNKTYDEMDLVLPNGQRVQVIRTTDPNLVQGQKAYSQEQLQTLLAQQALGSGDAKLSLSDVAPSKSKDLELPGGGKVQILRSPDPQESDTLPSGSLPGGVDLSSLAALYGGGAGDIQGISSGANSIASSAVITSDSDDPPSLEELAKRGLIPDGYEIEGLSSKSQAPAATPPPTLPPKKKATYVYLEEQADGSFKIQGVKANGEKETKQTGSEVESILERIRSGEIKLPPSVSRLTLPNDETVEIKSGKIIQTTRAPTTTSTSTTTTTTTTTTSTPFISRGTPSNHRQYHPSRTSTTSTTTTAPTTARHNLFYESSTTHANAASLIRTTPSPIYGGSTVTVSPYLEGVSTHLPVVTERLSDVANNAELLPPVPQYADALVQETENTEKAAQASPSTGSVLSNPSEDLLQILKSNGLFAMAKYLRQSGLDSILNETGPYTIFVPTDKAFKNLLVQLGGPERAEEKFQSNPRLLSGLLLHHVIPGAFEIATLQDEMTGVSLAGTQLRVNQYNMHDQEWNDVTLTTINGAMVVLNKKDIKIPQGVAHAVDRVMFPLPVGDILQTLQSDREGRFSNFLKILYTSGLSEKLQSKGVKTYTVFAPVDKSFSELDSDTLEKLYNDKEAAEQFAMKHIVPGALFSAGMRFYQVKDSLSTGKTVILQKTSAGKIKVNDAQMVTSNIPATNGVIHALDGVLA, encoded by the exons CCGCCCTTTCACAACTCTCAGCGCCGTCAGTTGAATTTGCAGCAGTACAATCAGCAAAACTTTGTCCAGGCGGGCGTGGAGCTGCCCATTCCCCACCGCGGTCCTCCTCCCCATCTGCAtcatcagcaacagcagccaccGCAGCAGCATCGCTTCGGGCAGtttccacagcagcagcaacagcagccccACAGCAATCAACAGTTCCAACGCTCGACCCAAAACCAACTGCAAACCGCTCCTCAGTTCCCCCAGCAACCCTCTGCCGCTGGCTTAGATCTGCATCATCAGAACTTCTTGGACTTGCGCAACTTTGCCGgctcccagcagcaacatcagcagcagcaacaccagcagcaacatcagcagcagcaacatccccAGCAACAGCGCCACAAGCAATTTG ATTCCCGCCTGCAGTCCACGGCTTTCCCGCCACAACCTTCTCAAGAAAcctaccagcagcaacagcaattgcagcagcagcagcaacagcatttTGCCTTCCAGCAACCCCAGCAATTTGGACCTCAAGTTCTGCCGCAAACCACTCAAAAGCTGCCCAGCCAGGCGCCAGTGCCCACTTTCCAGACGattccccagcagcagcagcagcagggtcAGTTTAACTACCAACCGCAGCAGACGAGCCAGCAGCAATATCAGCTGACTCCCCAGTTGGGATTGCCAGTGCCTCAGATCTTCAGCAATGTGCAGGCCACTCCCTTCCCAGAGCCAACCAGAGGAAccttccagcagcagcagcctcaGCAGCAACCTCAGTTCCAGCACCAATTTGTGAATGCCCCATCGCCCATTCAACCTCAGTCGCAACCCGCCGACCAGGAGTACAAGCAGAAGCTGATCCAAAAGCATGAGCAATTCGTGGCCAAGCAGTACGAAAAGTCGCAGCACAAGGTGCGTCAGCAGCATGAGGAATTCCTGCTCAAACAGCACCAGATCAAGCAGCACATCCTCCCTACGATTGTGACCCAGCATAATGGAAACTACCAGAACTCACCCTATATAGCTGCCCCGGCACGTGGACGTCCAGTGGCCCATCCCACGGAGTACAATCAGTTCAATAGTGCGCTGCAGCAGTACTACAAAGAGCATccgacaacgacaacaaccaCGACGACAACAACCACCACCACTGAGGCAACAACCACGCCCAAGAAGAATATCTACGCTCAGGTGAAGTCGGAACTGGGAAAGTATCCCAGTCAGAAGGGTAAGAAGCCAGTGAAGACCATCGCACGGGATGATCTGCTCAAGCAGCTGAAGGCCGCCCTCTCGGAGGCACCACAACAACCACTGACCGGCAACAAGACCTACGATGAGATGGATCTGGTGCTGCCCAATGGCCAGCGGGTGCAGGTGATCCGCACCACGGATCCCAATTTGGTGCAGGGACAGAAGGCCTATTCGCAGGAGCAACTGCAAACGCTGTTGGCCCAACAGGCTTTAGGATCAGGCGATGCCAAGCTTAGTTTGAGTGACGTGGCGCCCAGCAAGAGCAAGGATCTGGAGCTGCCCGGCGGCGGAAAGGTGCAGATTCTGCGATCACCCGATCCCCAGGAGTCCGATACCCTGCCCTCGGGATCCCTGCCCGGCGGAGTGGATCTATCCAGCCTGGCCGCCCTTTATGGAGGAGGTGCTGGGGACATCCAAGGCATCAGCAGTGGAGCCAACAGCATTGCCAGTTCAGCGGTCATAACCTCCGATTCGGATGACCCACCCTCTCTTGAAGAGCTGGCCAAGCGGGGACTCATTCCCGATGGCTACGAGATCGAGGGTCTGAGCTCAAAGTCCCAGGCACCGGCGGCCACCCCGCCACCCACTTTGCCGCCCAAGAAGAAGGCCACCTATGTGTATCTGGAGGAACAGGCCGATGGCAGCTTCAAGATCCAGGGAGTCAAGGCGAATGGTGAGAAGGAGACCAAGCAAACGGGTTCCGAGGTGGAGAGCATTCTGGAGCGCATCAGGAGTGGCGAGATCAAGCTGCCGCCTTCCGTTTCCCGGTTGACGCTGCCCAACGATGAGACGGTGGAGATCAAGAGCGGGAAAATCATTCAAACCACCCGGGCACCAACCACCACATCCACGAGCACAACCACCACCACTACGACGACTACAACTTCAACACCTTTCATTTCCCGTGGAACGCCTAGCAACCACCGACAGTATCACCCATCGAGGACGTCGACAACCAGCACCACAACCACGGCACCCACAACGGCCCGCCACAATTTGTTCTACGAGAGCAGCACCACCCACGCAAATGCGGCTAGTTTGATCCGCACCACCCCATCTCCCATTTACGGTGGATCCACGGTGACGGTTTCTCCCTATCTCGAGGGAGTCTCCACCCACCTGCCAGTGGTCACTGAGCGTCTCTCGGATGTGGCCAACAATGCTGAGCTTCTGCCACCTGTGCCCCAATATGCCGATGCCCTCGTCCAGGAGACGGAGAACACCGAGAAGGCGGCCCAGGCCAGTCCTTCCACGGGTTCCGTACTCTCCAATCCCAGCGAGGATCTACTGCAGATCCTCAAGTCCAACGGCCTTTTCGCCATGGCCAAGTATCTCAGGCAGTCGGGGCTGGACAGCATTCTCAACGAAACCGGACCCTATACCATCTTTGTGCCCACGGATAAGGCCTTCAAGAATCTGCTGGTGCAGTTGGGCGGACCCGAAAGGGCCGAGGAGAAATTCCAGTCCAACCCAAGGTTGCTAAGTGGG ctgctgctccacCACGTGATTCCAGGAGCCTTTGAGATTGCCACCCTGCAGGACGAGATGACTGGCGTGTCCCTGGCCGGAACCCAGCTGCGAGTTAATCAGTACAACATGCACGACCAGGAATGGAACGATGTGACT CTCACCACCATCAACGGAGCCATGGTTGTGCTGAACAAGAAGGACATCAAGATACCGCAGGGAGTGGCCCACGCCGTCGATCGCGTGATGTTCCCACTGCCCGTTGGAGATATTCTGCAGACCCTGCAGTCCGATCGCGAGGGTCGCTTTAGCAATTTCCTCAAGATTCTGTACACCTCTGGACTGTCCGAGAAGCTGCAGAGCAAGG GTGTTAAAACCTACACGGTTTTCGCTCCTGTGGACAAGAGCTTCAGCGAACTGGACTCCGACACTCTGGAGAAGCTCTACAACGACAAGGAGGCCGCCGAGCAGTTTGCCATGAAGCACATCGTTCCCGGGGCCCTCTTCTCCGCCGGCATGCGTTTCTACCAGGTCAAGGACTCCCTGTCCACCGGCAAGACCGTCATCCTGCAGAAGACATCCGCCGGCAAGATCAAGGTGAACGATGCCCAGATGGTCACATCGAACATTCCGGCCACCAATGGAGTGATTCACGCCCTGGATGGAGTCCTGGCGTGA